A genome region from Primulina eburnea isolate SZY01 chromosome 9, ASM2296580v1, whole genome shotgun sequence includes the following:
- the LOC140841595 gene encoding calcium uniporter protein 2, mitochondrial-like has product MAFHKSLIQRIFHVSKITSPASGNGWISSPRASARAAALNLNETPNNLVHDPGDNGVYRRYFYSHSAATSPPELRFFPTGEKLMEKLRGMDVARERIRLDDLRPPMEEEEPGEVTVADARKILLLSQLEMVKSRLRQIEKSCLSYSEFLQICVKEASNEEQGIEFSKLLDKSGAVIVLGNTVFLRPQQVMKAIQGLIPLPSSHNAPNDPKILEEFQEMEQRKAAIDKKAESLAKRELWCGLGFLVVQTAAFMRLTFWELTWDVMEPICFYVTSMYFMCGYAFFLRTTKEPSFEGFFQSRFNTKQRRLMKLRNFDLERYNELKRACYSYSPAPRERDVSFGSSVLDHSQRT; this is encoded by the exons ATGGCGTTCCATAAATCATTAATCCAACGCATTTTCCATGTATCAAAGATCACCAGCCCGGCCTCGGGAAATGGCTGGATTTCTTCTCCACGGGCTTCCGCGAGAGCCGCCGCGCTCAATCTCAACGAAACCCCGAACAACCTGGTCCATGATCCGGGAGACAATGGAGTTTACCGGCGGTACTTTTACTCCCACTCTGCGGCTACGTCGCCGCCCGAATTACGATTCTTCCCCACCGGAGAGAAGCTCATGGAGAAGCTTCGGGGGATGGATGTTGCGAGAGAAAGGATCAGGCTTGATGACCTGCGGCCGCCGATGGAGGAGGAAGAGCCGGGGGAGGTGACGGTGGCGGATGCGAGGAAGATTCTGTTGCTGTCGCAGCTTGAGATGGTGAAGTCGAGGCTGCGGCAGATTGAAAAGAGCTGTCTCTCTTATTCGGAATTCTTGCAGATTTGTGTTAAGGAAGCATCGAATGAGGAACAGGGGATTGAGTTTTCTAAATTGTTGGATAAATCTGGGGCTGTTATTGTTCTTGGAAACACAGTGTTCCTCAGGCCTCAACAG GTTATGAAAGCCATCCAAGGCCTAATCCCTCTGCCCTCATCCCACAATGCCCCCAATGATCCAAAAATACTAGAAGAATTTCAAGAAATGGAGCAACGAAAAGCAGCCATCGACAAGAAAGCCGAGTCCCTCGCGAAACGCGAGCTCTGGTGTGGTTTGGGCTTTTTAGTTGTCCAAACAGCAGCATTCATGAGGTTAACATTCTGGGAACTGACATGGGATGTGATGGAACCTATATGTTTCTACGTTACATCGATGTATTTTATGTGCGGTTACGCCTTCTTCTTAAGAACAACTAAGGAGCCTTCTTTCGAAGGGTTCTTCCAGAGCCGGTTTAACACGAAGCAGAGGCGTTTGATGAAGTTGCGGAATTTTGATTTGGAGAGGTATAATGAGTTGAAGAGAGCTTGTTATTCCTATTCGCCTGCACCCCGAGAAAGGGATGTGTCGTTTGGTTCATCAGTTCTTGATCATTCTCAGAGAACATAA
- the LOC140841596 gene encoding fatty acid elongase 3-like, with product MMLLQSLRYYLSEHPSIVGFRWSHTQSWGSTWSFLFSSIAAYVVASAFIHLLLLFLFRHRRPLPLGPIPAAHSLCMALISATIFSGTFLSSAAEIRDTRWSWRRSRTTPFQWLLCFPLGTRPSGRVFFWSYIFYLSRFLHALRTFITIIRGRKLSFFKLFNNSILIFMSFLWLEFSQSFQVLAILLTTLVYSVVYGYRFWIEIGLRSACFPFVVNCQMVLLSCNVVCHFGVLLLHIIKGGCNGIGAWIFNSVLNGAILFLFLNFYVKMHFRGSKVGGDRRSAAVDKADKLELIKGRT from the coding sequence ATGATGTTGTTGCAAAGCCTGAGGTATTACCTTTCCGAGCACCCATCAATCGTCGGATTCCGCTGGAGCCACACCCAATCCTGGGGTTCCACCTGGTCTTTTTTGTTCTCCTCCATCGCCGCTTACGTCGTCGCCTCTGCGTTCatccacctcctcctcctcttcCTTTTCCGCCACCGCCGCCCTCTCCCCCTGGGGCCCATCCCAGCTGCGCACTCTCTTTGCATGGCCCTCATCTCCGCTACCATTTTCTCCGGGACATTCCTCTCCTCTGCTGCAGAAATCCGAGATACGCGGTGGTCGTGGCGGCGGTCTCGCACCACCCCTTTCCAGTGGCTCCTCTGTTTCCCCCTGGGGACGCGGCCCTCTGGGCGCGTGTTCTTTTGGTCGTATATCTTCTACCTCTCCAGATTCCTCCACGCGCTGCGGACGTTCATCACCATAATCCGCGGCAGGAAGCTTTCCTTCTTCAAACTTTTCAACAATTCGATTCTGATTTTCATGTCCTTCCTCTGGCTCGAATTCTCGCAATCGTTTCAAGTTCTCGCCATCCTCCTCACCACGCTGGTTTACTCCGTCGTGTACGGATACAGATTCTGGATTGAAATCGGGCTGCGAAGCGCGTGTTTCCCGTTCGTGGTGAATTGCCAGATGGTGTTGCTGAGCTGCAATGTGGTCTGCCATTTTGGGGTGCTACTGCTGCACATAATCAAAGGTGGATGCAATGGGATTGGGGCCTGGATCTTCAATTCTGTCCTAAACGGAGCGATTCTGTTTCTTTTCTTGAATTTCTACGTTAAAATGCATTTTCGAGGAAGTAAGGTCGGTGGCGACCGCCGAAGCGCCGCCGTGGACAAGGCTGATAAGTTGGAGCTAATCAAAGGCCGTACGTAA
- the LOC140840531 gene encoding vacuolar lysine transporter YPQ1-like isoform X1 has protein sequence MKYCVEEQKPCIYWVERFLNDCLCNVKDEFSFSFGLMSLVFWGVAEIPQIITNFRSKSGHGVSLLFLLTWIAGDIFNLVGCLLEPATLPTQLYTAALYTISTVILVLQSIYYDHSKKWKKRSVKKSNQEVEDLKKPLKPTRQSDSAIPIPGKSRASAPREVYYYTSARSMASSTTPPVRSHLRPVRSGPSAVGLEHDSSSDDEDAQITPQKYSTKPKGIPRSAGYGAFLATSISLPPETNALMQVCVGLTGRKLLQEGVSETVLGQSLGWMMAAIYMGGRLPQIWLNIKRGSVEGLNPFMFVFALAANATYVASILVRSTAWHKIKANLPWLLDAVVCVLLDLFIILQYVYYRYFGRAEHEECNEADKK, from the exons ATGAAGTATTGCGTAGAAGAGCAAAAGCCATGCATTTATTGGGTGGAAAGATTCCTCAACGATTGCCTATGCAACGTAAAAGACGAATTCTCGTTCAGTTTTGGGCTAATGAGCCTTGTGTTTTGGGGAGTTGCAGAAATCCCACAAATCATCACTAATTTTCGCTCCAAATCCGGCCACGGAGTTTCTCTTTTGTTTCTTCTCACTTGGATTGCTGG CGACATATTCAACTTAGTGGGTTGCCTTCTTGAACCAGCAACG TTGCCGACCCAGTTATACACAGCAGCG CTTTATACAATAAGCACAGTAATCTTAGTGCTGCAAAGCATATACTATGACCACTccaagaaatggaagaaaagaTCCGTAAAGAAATCAAACCAAGAG GTTGAAGACTTGAAAAAGCCTTTGAAACCAACTAGACAATCAGATTCTGCCATCCCAATACCTGGCAAAAGCCGAGCTTCTGCCCCAAGAGAAGTCTATTACTATAC GTCAGCAAGATCAATGGCCAGTAGCACAACTCCGCCTGTCCGATCTCATCTCCGCCCGGTGAGGAGTGGTCCTTCTGCTGTGGGGCTTGAGCACGACTCGTCTTCAGATGACGAGGATGCTCAAATTACACCCCAGAAATATTCCACCAAACCCAAGGGAATCCCGAGATCT GCTGGATACGGGGCATTTTTAGCTACATCGATCAGCCTGCCACCGGAAACCAATGCTTTGATGCAAGTTTGCGTCGGATTAACCGGGAGGAAATTGTTGCAG GAAGGTGTATCAGAAACCGTGTTAGGTCAGTCATTGGGATGGATGATGGCTGCCATTTACATGGGCGGTAGACTGCCTCAAATATGGCTAAAT ATTAAAAGGGGAAGTGTTGAG GGCTTGAATCCTTTCATGTTTGTCTTTGCACTTGCTGCTAACGCTACTTATGTCGCCAG CATTCTTGTTAGGTCAACAGCTTGGCATAAAATCAAGGCAAACTTGCCATGGTTGCTAGATGCTGTCGTATGCGTACTGCTGGACTTATTT ATAATATTACAGTATGTGTATTACAGGTACTTTGGCAGAGCAGAACATGAAGAATGCAATGAAGCAGACAAGAAATAG
- the LOC140840531 gene encoding vacuolar histidine transporter YPQ3-like isoform X2, which translates to MKYCVEEQKPCIYWVERFLNDCLCNVKDEFSFSFGLMSLVFWGVAEIPQIITNFRSKSGHGVSLLFLLTWIAGDIFNLVGCLLEPATLPTQLYTAALYTISTVILVLQSIYYDHSKKWKKRSVKKSNQEVEDLKKPLKPTRQSDSAIPIPGKSRASAPREVYYYTSARSMASSTTPPVRSHLRPVRSGPSAVGLEHDSSSDDEDAQITPQKYSTKPKGIPRSAGYGAFLATSISLPPETNALMQVCVGLTGRKLLQEGVSETVLGQSLGWMMAAIYMGGRLPQIWLNIKRGSVEGLNPFMFVFALAANATYVARSTAWHKIKANLPWLLDAVVCVLLDLFIILQYVYYRYFGRAEHEECNEADKK; encoded by the exons ATGAAGTATTGCGTAGAAGAGCAAAAGCCATGCATTTATTGGGTGGAAAGATTCCTCAACGATTGCCTATGCAACGTAAAAGACGAATTCTCGTTCAGTTTTGGGCTAATGAGCCTTGTGTTTTGGGGAGTTGCAGAAATCCCACAAATCATCACTAATTTTCGCTCCAAATCCGGCCACGGAGTTTCTCTTTTGTTTCTTCTCACTTGGATTGCTGG CGACATATTCAACTTAGTGGGTTGCCTTCTTGAACCAGCAACG TTGCCGACCCAGTTATACACAGCAGCG CTTTATACAATAAGCACAGTAATCTTAGTGCTGCAAAGCATATACTATGACCACTccaagaaatggaagaaaagaTCCGTAAAGAAATCAAACCAAGAG GTTGAAGACTTGAAAAAGCCTTTGAAACCAACTAGACAATCAGATTCTGCCATCCCAATACCTGGCAAAAGCCGAGCTTCTGCCCCAAGAGAAGTCTATTACTATAC GTCAGCAAGATCAATGGCCAGTAGCACAACTCCGCCTGTCCGATCTCATCTCCGCCCGGTGAGGAGTGGTCCTTCTGCTGTGGGGCTTGAGCACGACTCGTCTTCAGATGACGAGGATGCTCAAATTACACCCCAGAAATATTCCACCAAACCCAAGGGAATCCCGAGATCT GCTGGATACGGGGCATTTTTAGCTACATCGATCAGCCTGCCACCGGAAACCAATGCTTTGATGCAAGTTTGCGTCGGATTAACCGGGAGGAAATTGTTGCAG GAAGGTGTATCAGAAACCGTGTTAGGTCAGTCATTGGGATGGATGATGGCTGCCATTTACATGGGCGGTAGACTGCCTCAAATATGGCTAAAT ATTAAAAGGGGAAGTGTTGAG GGCTTGAATCCTTTCATGTTTGTCTTTGCACTTGCTGCTAACGCTACTTATGTCGCCAG GTCAACAGCTTGGCATAAAATCAAGGCAAACTTGCCATGGTTGCTAGATGCTGTCGTATGCGTACTGCTGGACTTATTT ATAATATTACAGTATGTGTATTACAGGTACTTTGGCAGAGCAGAACATGAAGAATGCAATGAAGCAGACAAGAAATAG
- the LOC140840532 gene encoding putative B3 domain-containing protein At5g66980 isoform X1: MGKNPKPVPSFFKVLINEDFSRQLRLPPAFVKKWGEILPQFLAQLRTSSGKMWEVKLEKQEYQNYYFSGGWAKFCEDLGLAIGEFVVFRYCGSAIFDVSVYGISGCEREFTSVNYPVEDSDPEEAVNCAPVAKDLDVKVKIENEDGTDPQDESDDDEIQRYSKKLDQQHSTRLDISKAFVLSAGIAGDRTIHLQDSKSRLWPVQITSSSRQGGGYRFALTAGWNDFLVGNKVAIGSTVLLECEVPGGSLVKAKVLNNGTKGGKLFQPRGRKGTPSKLCMPYDLTALPCKEECIFF; this comes from the exons ATGGGCAAAAACCCAAAACCCGTGCCCTCTTTTTTCAAGGTTTTGATCAACGAAGACTTCAGCCGCCAACTC CGGTTGCCGCCTGCTTTCGTGAAGAAATGGGGAGAGATTTTACCCCAGTTCCTCGCCCAACTCAGAACTAGTTCTGGGAAAATGTGGGAAGTGAAATTGGAGAAACAGGAGTATCAAAATTACTACTTTTCCGGAGGCTGGGCGAAGTTTTGTGAAGATTTAGGGCTTGCAATTGGAGAATTTGTGGTGTTCCGGTACTGCGGGAGCGCCATATTTGATGTTTCGGTATATGGAATAAGTGGCTGTGAAAGGGAATTTACATCCGTTAATTATCCGGTCGAAGATTCCGATCCTGAGGAAGCTG TAAATTGTGCTCCAGTGGCAAAAGATTTGGATGTAAAGGTAAAAATCGAGAATGAAGATGGGACTGATCCTCAAGATGAATCTGATGATGACGAGATCCAACGTTATTCCAAGAAATTGGATCAGCAACACTCAACCAGACTG GACATCTCCAAAGCTTTTGTGCTGTCGGCCGGAATCGCTGGAGATAGAACGATACATTTGCAGGACTCAAAATCGAGGCTGTGGCCTGTTCAGATTACATCCTCTTCCCGGCAGGGAGGGGGATACCGGTTTGCACTGACGGCCGGGTGGAATGATTTTCTAGTAGGCAACAAGGTTGCTATTGGAAGCACGGTTCTCCTTGAATGTGAAGTGCCTGGTGGAAGCTTAGTGAAAGCCAAGGTGCTGAATAACGGGACAAAGGGAGGAAAACTTTTCCAGCCCCGGGGCCGAAAGGGGACACCTTCGAAACTTTGTATGCCTTATGACTTAACTGCCTTGCCATGTAAAGAGGAATGCATTTTCTTTTGA
- the LOC140840532 gene encoding B3 domain-containing protein Os03g0212300-like isoform X2: MGKNPKPVPSFFKVLINEDFSRQLRLPPAFVKKWGEILPQFLAQLRTSSGKMWEVKLEKQEYQNYYFSGGWAKFCEDLGLAIGEFVVFRYCGSAIFDVSVYGISGCEREFTSVNYPVEDSDPEEAVAKDLDVKVKIENEDGTDPQDESDDDEIQRYSKKLDQQHSTRLDISKAFVLSAGIAGDRTIHLQDSKSRLWPVQITSSSRQGGGYRFALTAGWNDFLVGNKVAIGSTVLLECEVPGGSLVKAKVLNNGTKGGKLFQPRGRKGTPSKLCMPYDLTALPCKEECIFF; the protein is encoded by the exons ATGGGCAAAAACCCAAAACCCGTGCCCTCTTTTTTCAAGGTTTTGATCAACGAAGACTTCAGCCGCCAACTC CGGTTGCCGCCTGCTTTCGTGAAGAAATGGGGAGAGATTTTACCCCAGTTCCTCGCCCAACTCAGAACTAGTTCTGGGAAAATGTGGGAAGTGAAATTGGAGAAACAGGAGTATCAAAATTACTACTTTTCCGGAGGCTGGGCGAAGTTTTGTGAAGATTTAGGGCTTGCAATTGGAGAATTTGTGGTGTTCCGGTACTGCGGGAGCGCCATATTTGATGTTTCGGTATATGGAATAAGTGGCTGTGAAAGGGAATTTACATCCGTTAATTATCCGGTCGAAGATTCCGATCCTGAGGAAGCTG TGGCAAAAGATTTGGATGTAAAGGTAAAAATCGAGAATGAAGATGGGACTGATCCTCAAGATGAATCTGATGATGACGAGATCCAACGTTATTCCAAGAAATTGGATCAGCAACACTCAACCAGACTG GACATCTCCAAAGCTTTTGTGCTGTCGGCCGGAATCGCTGGAGATAGAACGATACATTTGCAGGACTCAAAATCGAGGCTGTGGCCTGTTCAGATTACATCCTCTTCCCGGCAGGGAGGGGGATACCGGTTTGCACTGACGGCCGGGTGGAATGATTTTCTAGTAGGCAACAAGGTTGCTATTGGAAGCACGGTTCTCCTTGAATGTGAAGTGCCTGGTGGAAGCTTAGTGAAAGCCAAGGTGCTGAATAACGGGACAAAGGGAGGAAAACTTTTCCAGCCCCGGGGCCGAAAGGGGACACCTTCGAAACTTTGTATGCCTTATGACTTAACTGCCTTGCCATGTAAAGAGGAATGCATTTTCTTTTGA
- the LOC140840883 gene encoding protein RGF1 INDUCIBLE TRANSCRIPTION FACTOR 1-like, whose protein sequence is MAVDSLEFPSWLKNCTQTGFYEERCEKHTRKYKTIYCRSCNGTLECEICWKDSTEHHDHEFLQVYIASRRTSVEIGDISRVWDASNIQMYKINYKQVVYLNPNQKGREEKNEQTPKCQSCRRKLMGSEYRFCSIACKMRGIGFSYRVRRRKARFPQRAPLSSIDY, encoded by the exons ATGGCGGTCGATTCTCTCGAGTTCCCTTCATGGTTGAAGAACTGCACGCAGACCGGGTTCTACGAAGAAAGATGTGAGAAACATACGAGGAAATACAAAACCATCTATTGTAGGAGTTGCAATGGAACCCTAGAATGCGAGATATGCTGGAAAGATTCGACAGAGCATCATGACCACGAATTCTTGCAA GTTTATATAGCTTCACGGAGGACGTCGGTGGAGATCGGAGACATAAGCCGTGTGTGGGATGCGTCGAATATTCAAATGTataaaatcaattataaacaagTCGTGTACTTGAATCCGAACCAGAAAGGGCGAGAGGAGAAAAATGAACAAACCCCCAAGTGTCAAAGTTGCAGACGAAAGTTGATGGGTTCGGAGTACAGGTTTTGCTCCATTGCTTGCAAG ATGAGGGGCATAGGGTTTTCCTATCGAGTGAGGAGAAGAAAAGCTAGGTTTCCTCAGAGGGCTCCATTGTCTTCGATCGATTACTAA